A section of the Natranaeroarchaeum aerophilus genome encodes:
- a CDS encoding N-acetylmuramoyl-L-alanine amidase has translation MELPRRTLLKATGASMAAGGAVATTGTAAADPSDTWDPAHSTNYSSSNRGTNDINWIVVHVTVGEYSGAINWFKNPDANVSAHYVIRNSDGHTTKMVDESDVAWHASGFNSNSIGIEHEWTESQGFISDTMYEQSAEIIEYLADQYDIPLNYYRDHTVPCDASGGIIEHRHAPADSHCGSSNQTACPGPDWDGDRLMEFVGSTGGGGGTTFEDGQAIHANTTVNTRERPGMGDDVVATLEEGDVGKIVNGPVEEDGYTWWGIHWTDAGVWGWSVEQLIDACPLFCHGTRVETTQDLNVRAGPSLADDVIHTVPGGQTGEVTAGPQSDGHYQYWHVEYDSGVEGWSIADEGRLVVE, from the coding sequence ATGGAGCTACCCAGACGAACGCTGCTGAAAGCAACTGGCGCATCGATGGCCGCCGGTGGAGCGGTCGCCACGACTGGTACCGCCGCGGCTGATCCGTCCGACACGTGGGATCCCGCCCACTCGACGAACTACTCCAGTTCGAATCGTGGAACAAACGATATCAACTGGATCGTCGTTCACGTTACGGTCGGTGAGTACTCCGGCGCGATCAACTGGTTCAAGAACCCCGACGCGAACGTGAGTGCCCATTACGTGATCCGGAACTCCGACGGCCACACGACGAAGATGGTCGACGAGAGCGACGTCGCCTGGCATGCTAGCGGATTCAACTCGAACTCGATCGGGATCGAACACGAGTGGACCGAGTCACAGGGGTTCATCTCCGATACCATGTACGAGCAGTCCGCCGAGATCATCGAGTATCTCGCAGACCAGTATGATATCCCGCTGAACTACTACCGCGACCACACAGTTCCGTGCGACGCCAGCGGTGGGATCATCGAGCACCGCCATGCTCCTGCGGACAGCCACTGTGGATCGTCGAACCAGACGGCCTGCCCCGGTCCGGACTGGGACGGCGACCGCCTCATGGAGTTCGTCGGCAGCACCGGTGGCGGTGGCGGTACAACGTTCGAGGATGGACAGGCAATCCACGCGAATACGACGGTCAACACGCGCGAACGCCCCGGTATGGGCGACGACGTAGTCGCGACGCTCGAGGAGGGCGACGTGGGGAAAATCGTCAACGGACCTGTCGAGGAGGACGGATACACCTGGTGGGGTATCCACTGGACCGATGCCGGCGTCTGGGGATGGAGTGTCGAACAGCTCATCGATGCCTGCCCACTGTTCTGTCATGGGACCCGGGTCGAAACGACACAGGATCTGAACGTCAGGGCGGGACCAAGCCTCGCTGACGACGTGATTCACACCGTCCCTGGCGGGCAGACGGGCGAGGTGACTGCCGGGCCACAGTCTGACGGGCACTATCAGTACTGGCACGTCGAATACGACTCCGGTGTCGAGGGCTGGTCGATCGCTGACGAGGGACGTCTTGTAGTCGAATAG
- the hisE gene encoding phosphoribosyl-ATP diphosphatase, translating to MSEDVLDELFDVIEDRKKNLPEGSYTTSLFTHEKGENEVLEKLGEETTELILAAKDDDTDEIAYESADIVYHLLVLLAMKDMNVEDLRAELAERR from the coding sequence ATGAGTGAGGACGTACTCGACGAGCTGTTCGACGTCATCGAGGACCGGAAGAAAAACCTGCCAGAGGGATCGTACACGACGTCGCTGTTCACCCACGAGAAAGGGGAAAACGAGGTCTTAGAGAAACTCGGCGAGGAGACCACCGAGTTGATTCTGGCCGCGAAAGACGACGACACCGACGAGATTGCCTACGAGAGCGCGGATATCGTCTATCACCTGCTCGTGTTGCTCGCGATGAAAGACATGAATGTCGAGGACCTGCGTGCGGAACTCGCCGAGCGGCGATAG
- a CDS encoding bifunctional nuclease family protein has translation MKASIDAVRVAGTREGPVAVVVLSVEDESDVLPIFIGFEEAASIARGIDAEDIGRPLTHDLLLDIVEELGGRVRHVEVSAVEDGTYIADLHIDTPRGETTIDARPSDSLALASRTSASIEISADVFADGSRPAEEFEELDPLQDVAQLA, from the coding sequence ATGAAGGCGAGTATCGATGCCGTCCGGGTCGCCGGTACACGTGAGGGGCCAGTCGCCGTCGTCGTCCTGTCGGTCGAAGACGAGAGCGACGTCCTGCCGATCTTCATCGGGTTCGAGGAGGCCGCGAGCATCGCCCGCGGCATCGATGCCGAGGATATCGGACGGCCGCTCACGCACGATCTCCTGCTCGATATCGTCGAAGAACTCGGCGGGCGCGTCCGTCACGTGGAAGTGTCCGCAGTCGAGGACGGCACCTATATCGCCGATCTACACATCGACACCCCGCGTGGCGAGACGACGATCGACGCACGGCCGAGCGACTCGCTCGCGCTCGCCTCCCGAACCAGCGCCAGCATCGAGATTTCTGCGGACGTGTTCGCCGATGGGTCCCGGCCCGCCGAGGAGTTCGAGGAACTGGATCCGCTCCAGGACGTCGCCCAGCTGGCTTGA
- the pdxT gene encoding pyridoxal 5'-phosphate synthase glutaminase subunit PdxT produces the protein MSLTAGVLAVQGDVSEHVDAVERAARDIDESVTVREIRSAGVVPDCDVLLLPGGESTTISRLIHRDGIAPEISEHVAAGKPVFATCAGLIVAAEDAGDDRVGTLGLLDVTVERNAFGRQKDSFEAPLDIDGLDDPFPAVFIRAPVIDAVGENVDVLASWDDRPVAVRQGPVVGLSFHPELTDDSRLHWLALFEAIDGGE, from the coding sequence ATGAGTCTTACTGCTGGCGTCCTTGCCGTGCAGGGCGACGTGAGCGAACACGTCGACGCGGTCGAGCGCGCCGCCCGCGATATCGATGAATCGGTGACGGTTCGAGAGATCCGCTCTGCCGGGGTCGTCCCCGACTGTGACGTCCTCTTGCTCCCCGGCGGCGAGTCGACCACCATCTCGCGACTGATACATCGTGACGGGATTGCACCCGAGATCAGCGAGCACGTCGCCGCGGGCAAGCCCGTCTTCGCGACCTGTGCCGGGCTGATCGTCGCCGCCGAGGACGCGGGCGACGACCGCGTCGGGACGCTCGGTCTCCTCGATGTGACTGTCGAGCGCAACGCCTTCGGCCGTCAGAAGGACAGTTTCGAGGCACCGCTGGATATCGACGGACTGGACGATCCCTTCCCCGCAGTGTTCATCCGCGCGCCAGTGATTGACGCAGTCGGCGAGAACGTGGACGTGCTCGCATCGTGGGATGACCGACCGGTCGCTGTCCGACAGGGGCCCGTTGTCGGCCTTTCGTTCCACCCCGAGCTAACCGATGACAGCCGTCTTCACTGGCTCGCGCTGTTCGAAGCGATCGACGGCGGAGAGTGA
- a CDS encoding preprotein translocase subunit Sec61beta: MSGSSGENSGGLMSSAGLVRYFDAEDSNAIQMDPRTVIVVSVALGIFVHMLGIWAHGISI, encoded by the coding sequence ATGAGTGGCAGCAGCGGTGAGAATTCGGGCGGGCTGATGTCCAGTGCGGGACTGGTCCGCTACTTCGACGCGGAAGATAGCAACGCGATTCAGATGGACCCCCGGACGGTCATCGTCGTCTCCGTCGCGCTCGGCATCTTCGTCCACATGCTGGGAATCTGGGCCCACGGCATCAGTATTTAA
- a CDS encoding thioredoxin family protein has product MTVTLKDFYADWCGPCKTQDPILEEIEEEWEDRFDLEKVNVDEQQDIANEYQVRSLPTLIVENEEGIVERFVGVTQREDIEDALESAGA; this is encoded by the coding sequence ATGACTGTAACGCTGAAAGACTTCTATGCCGACTGGTGTGGCCCCTGCAAGACGCAGGACCCGATCCTCGAAGAGATCGAAGAAGAGTGGGAAGACCGCTTCGACCTCGAGAAGGTCAACGTCGACGAACAGCAAGACATCGCCAACGAGTATCAGGTTCGCTCGCTCCCGACGCTGATCGTCGAGAACGAAGAGGGGATCGTCGAGCGATTCGTCGGCGTCACCCAGCGCGAGGACATTGAGGACGCCCTCGAATCCGCGGGTGCCTGA
- the npdG gene encoding NADPH-dependent F420 reductase yields MRIALLGGTGDIGQGLALRWAYDTSHEILIGSRTPEKARTKAEEYETELDSRGVETTINGFENAMAADRADVVVLAVPPYHVSDTVEEVADRLDDDTILVSPAVGMKGDEHGMHYHRPGAGSVTAVAAEAAPEGQPVVGAFHNLAADRLANLDVELDLDTLVVGNDGDAKETVQSLAEAIEGLRALDAGPIENAAEVESITPLVINIAKYNDGMHDVGVRFL; encoded by the coding sequence ATGCGAATCGCGCTACTCGGCGGGACTGGCGATATCGGTCAGGGACTGGCGCTGCGCTGGGCGTACGACACCAGCCACGAGATCCTGATCGGGTCGCGCACGCCCGAGAAAGCACGGACGAAAGCCGAGGAGTACGAGACCGAACTCGACAGCCGCGGCGTCGAGACGACGATCAATGGCTTCGAGAACGCGATGGCTGCCGACCGCGCGGACGTCGTCGTGCTTGCCGTCCCCCCATATCACGTCTCTGACACGGTCGAGGAAGTCGCGGACAGGCTCGACGACGACACGATCCTTGTCTCCCCCGCGGTCGGCATGAAAGGTGACGAACACGGGATGCACTATCACCGCCCCGGCGCTGGCAGCGTAACCGCTGTCGCTGCGGAGGCGGCCCCCGAGGGACAGCCGGTCGTCGGCGCGTTCCACAACCTCGCCGCGGATCGACTCGCTAACCTCGACGTCGAACTGGATCTGGACACCCTCGTTGTCGGCAACGACGGCGACGCCAAGGAGACGGTCCAATCACTGGCGGAGGCCATCGAGGGCCTGCGCGCGCTCGACGCCGGTCCGATCGAAAACGCCGCGGAAGTCGAGAGCATCACGCCGCTGGTCATCAACATCGCGAAGTACAACGACGGGATGCACGACGTCGGCGTCCGATTCCTGTAG
- a CDS encoding DUF4397 domain-containing protein — protein sequence MSDSRRRTVLKTAGGIVVAGSLAGCLGDETEPAGGPEDEEEPDETEDPDDDAETDEPDGEAGLRVAHLSPDAPNVDVFVDGDTVLEDVPFRTVSEYLELPAGTYRIEVTAAGDPDAVVFDEDVEVPAGDFTAAALGELAEENEPFGVDVFEDDLSDPGENARVRLVHASPDAPNVDVTVDGEPLFEDVAFGTAGTVEVPPGDYKLEVRPATPDTDGDVVDNFKLSVQAGTVYSAFAVGYLDPDAAPADVPFALDVVVDAEFDVDTDEEPGETDLRVAHLSPDAPNVDVFVDGDPVLEDVPFRAVSEYLELPAGTYDIEITAAGDPDTVVFDEAVELSEGAFTAAALGELAEENQPFSVELYEDDLSDPGKDARVRLVHASPDAPNVDVTVDGEPLFEDVPFGAAGAVEVPAGEYELEVRPATPDTDGDVVAAFDVDLAAGTVYSGFAVGYLDPDAAPADVPFDLDVVVDAD from the coding sequence ATGTCTGACAGTAGACGACGAACGGTACTGAAGACTGCAGGTGGAATCGTCGTAGCTGGCTCTCTGGCGGGGTGTCTCGGTGACGAGACCGAACCGGCTGGAGGCCCCGAAGACGAGGAGGAGCCCGACGAAACGGAAGACCCGGACGACGATGCGGAGACAGACGAACCGGACGGAGAGGCCGGCCTCCGCGTGGCCCACCTCTCGCCGGACGCGCCCAACGTCGACGTCTTCGTGGACGGTGACACGGTTCTGGAAGACGTCCCGTTCCGGACCGTCAGCGAGTACCTCGAACTCCCTGCCGGGACCTACCGAATAGAGGTCACGGCGGCGGGCGATCCGGACGCGGTCGTCTTCGACGAGGACGTCGAGGTACCGGCCGGTGATTTCACCGCCGCCGCGCTCGGCGAACTGGCCGAGGAGAACGAGCCGTTCGGCGTCGACGTGTTCGAGGACGATCTCTCCGATCCGGGCGAGAACGCCCGGGTCAGACTCGTCCATGCCTCGCCGGACGCGCCCAACGTCGACGTGACCGTCGACGGCGAGCCGCTGTTCGAGGACGTCGCCTTCGGCACGGCCGGAACGGTCGAAGTCCCGCCCGGCGATTACAAGCTCGAGGTCAGGCCCGCGACGCCGGACACCGACGGGGACGTCGTCGACAACTTCAAGCTCTCGGTACAGGCCGGAACGGTCTACAGCGCCTTTGCCGTTGGCTACCTCGACCCTGACGCCGCGCCCGCCGACGTCCCGTTTGCCCTCGATGTCGTCGTCGACGCGGAGTTCGACGTGGATACCGACGAGGAGCCGGGTGAGACCGACCTCCGTGTGGCCCACCTCTCGCCGGACGCGCCCAACGTCGACGTCTTCGTGGACGGTGACCCGGTTCTGGAGGACGTCCCGTTCCGGGCCGTCAGCGAGTACCTCGAACTCCCTGCCGGGACCTACGACATCGAGATCACTGCAGCAGGCGATCCGGACACGGTCGTCTTCGACGAGGCAGTCGAGCTCTCCGAAGGTGCGTTCACCGCGGCTGCGCTCGGCGAACTGGCCGAGGAGAACCAGCCCTTCAGTGTCGAACTGTACGAGGACGACCTGTCCGATCCCGGTAAGGACGCCCGGGTCAGGCTCGTTCACGCCTCGCCTGACGCACCGAACGTCGACGTGACCGTCGACGGCGAGCCGCTGTTCGAGGACGTCCCCTTCGGCGCGGCCGGAGCCGTCGAGGTCCCCGCTGGCGAATACGAACTGGAGGTCAGGCCGGCAACGCCGGACACCGACGGCGATGTGGTGGCGGCATTCGACGTCGACCTGGCGGCCGGAACGGTCTACAGCGGCTTTGCCGTCGGCTACCTCGACCCCGACGCTGCGCCCGCCGACGTACCGTTCGATCTGGACGTCGTCGTCGACGCCGACTGA
- a CDS encoding TIGR01548 family HAD-type hydrolase, with the protein MTDATNDTEATDLAPDAVVLDIDGVVVDVADSYRRAILESVETVYGDTIEKADVQAFKDAGGFNNDWELTDAAALYVLADREGMKLGITGFTDAIAEHGGGLDAAERVTEDALSEADWAYVRDRWNPERLRDVFQQLYLGAELYRDLEDGEPDAETRGYIHDEPLLLDAATREHLVEHYDVGVVTGRPEAEAEIALDRAGLDVPPERRFTMDDWEDGKPHPYALTTLAERFDADSVVFVGDTLDDVRTAVNAADVDPEREYHGVGVLTGGLSGAGGRKKFADSGATAVIDSIGDLPGRLDCDRP; encoded by the coding sequence ATGACCGACGCCACGAACGACACAGAGGCGACCGATCTCGCCCCCGATGCCGTCGTGCTGGACATCGACGGCGTGGTGGTCGACGTCGCGGACTCCTACCGGCGGGCGATCCTCGAATCCGTCGAAACGGTGTACGGCGACACGATCGAGAAAGCGGACGTACAGGCCTTCAAGGACGCGGGCGGCTTCAACAACGACTGGGAGCTGACCGATGCTGCGGCTCTGTACGTCCTCGCCGACCGCGAAGGGATGAAGCTGGGAATCACTGGATTCACTGACGCCATCGCCGAGCACGGTGGCGGGCTCGACGCCGCAGAACGCGTCACGGAAGACGCCCTGTCCGAAGCCGACTGGGCGTACGTCCGGGATCGCTGGAACCCCGAACGCCTCCGCGATGTCTTCCAGCAGCTCTACCTCGGCGCGGAGCTATACCGTGATCTGGAAGACGGTGAACCGGACGCCGAGACGCGTGGCTACATCCACGACGAGCCACTCCTGCTCGACGCGGCGACACGCGAGCACCTCGTCGAGCACTACGACGTGGGCGTCGTCACCGGCCGTCCGGAAGCCGAAGCCGAGATTGCTCTGGATCGGGCCGGGCTCGACGTCCCACCCGAGCGCCGGTTCACGATGGACGACTGGGAGGACGGGAAACCACATCCCTACGCGTTGACGACGCTCGCGGAACGGTTCGACGCCGACAGCGTGGTCTTCGTCGGGGATACGCTCGACGATGTCCGGACTGCGGTGAACGCTGCCGATGTCGATCCGGAGCGGGAGTATCATGGTGTCGGCGTGTTGACCGGCGGGCTTTCGGGGGCGGGTGGACGAAAAAAGTTCGCAGATTCCGGGGCGACTGCCGTGATCGATTCGATCGGTGACCTGCCCGGGCGGCTAGATTGCGATCGACCCTGA
- a CDS encoding UPF0146 family protein, producing MPHADSAAIVDRLARFDRVVEMGVGRRPDVAAALADCGVAVTATDVTPREVPESIEFVLDDIADPVPEIYADADALYALNLPPELHTSAASVAREHDTAFIFTTLGGDPPAIPVERETLPTETLYWAREGPE from the coding sequence ATGCCCCACGCCGATTCGGCCGCCATCGTCGACCGTCTTGCACGCTTCGACCGAGTGGTCGAGATGGGGGTAGGACGTCGGCCGGACGTCGCCGCGGCGCTCGCCGACTGCGGCGTGGCCGTCACCGCGACCGACGTCACGCCGCGTGAGGTCCCCGAGAGCATCGAGTTCGTTCTCGACGATATTGCCGATCCAGTCCCCGAGATCTACGCCGATGCCGATGCGCTCTACGCACTCAATCTCCCGCCGGAGCTTCATACCTCAGCCGCGAGCGTCGCGCGTGAGCACGACACCGCGTTCATCTTTACGACGCTGGGCGGCGACCCTCCCGCGATCCCAGTCGAGCGCGAGACGCTACCCACGGAGACACTCTACTGGGCGCGCGAGGGGCCGGAGTGA
- a CDS encoding archaemetzincin family Zn-dependent metalloprotease: protein MLVDVVPVGDVPARVKREASAGLRAVYDCDVTVHEPQPIPDGAFDANRNQYRAEDFIELASRIGSGEKNIAVTPKDLFYRKRNYVFGLAYLDGNGSVVSTYRLQTSSDGGFSERDSEDIFDDRVRKEIVHEIGHTFGLEHCDNKRCVMNFSPTVREVDMKEQNLCGSCQRQIL from the coding sequence ATGCTCGTTGACGTCGTGCCGGTGGGGGACGTTCCAGCGCGGGTCAAGCGCGAGGCGTCCGCGGGGTTGCGAGCGGTGTACGACTGCGATGTCACCGTTCACGAACCCCAGCCGATCCCCGACGGCGCGTTCGACGCGAACCGCAACCAGTACCGTGCGGAGGACTTCATCGAACTCGCCAGTCGGATCGGCTCCGGCGAGAAGAACATCGCGGTGACGCCCAAAGACCTGTTCTACCGGAAACGGAACTACGTCTTCGGGCTCGCCTATCTCGATGGCAACGGCAGCGTCGTCTCCACGTACCGCCTGCAGACTTCCAGCGATGGCGGCTTCTCCGAACGCGATTCCGAGGATATCTTCGACGATCGCGTCCGCAAGGAGATCGTCCACGAGATCGGCCACACCTTCGGGCTGGAACACTGCGACAACAAACGCTGTGTCATGAACTTCTCGCCGACGGTGCGGGAAGTCGATATGAAAGAGCAGAACCTCTGTGGGAGTTGTCAGCGGCAGATACTCTGA
- a CDS encoding pyridoxamine 5'-phosphate oxidase family protein — translation MSIRADRSTEHVADTPFSVRGSLSPEAVEEFLHSTAVPVRLSCHRPSGDLWMLSLWFRYRDGALECATAASSDVVRFLRQDDAVAFEVSTNEPPYRGVRGNGVARIDADEDKVLLRALIERYLGNTESSLARNLLSEDRNEVRIRIEPETVYGWDYSERMADASKNES, via the coding sequence ATGTCGATCCGCGCCGACCGTTCGACCGAACACGTGGCGGATACACCATTCTCCGTGCGCGGATCGCTCTCGCCCGAGGCCGTCGAGGAGTTCCTGCACTCGACTGCCGTCCCGGTCCGGCTTTCCTGTCACCGGCCGAGCGGTGACCTCTGGATGCTCTCGCTGTGGTTTCGATATCGTGATGGCGCGCTGGAGTGTGCGACTGCGGCCTCATCCGACGTGGTTCGCTTTCTCCGGCAGGACGACGCGGTCGCCTTCGAGGTGTCGACGAACGAGCCGCCCTACCGGGGCGTGCGGGGTAACGGCGTCGCGCGAATCGACGCTGACGAGGACAAAGTCCTGCTTCGCGCGCTCATCGAGCGGTATCTCGGGAACACGGAATCGTCGCTCGCACGGAACTTGCTGTCGGAGGATCGGAACGAGGTGAGAATCCGCATCGAGCCCGAAACCGTCTACGGCTGGGACTACTCCGAGCGGATGGCGGACGCAAGCAAAAACGAGAGCTAA
- a CDS encoding PGF-CTERM sorting domain-containing protein, with product TIEETGTLEFSIYTFDEDDRTEEEVVEGQDYRFIINGDLEEEEEDEEEGEGEEDEEEEEEEGEEDEEEDEDEEEDEEEDEDEEEDEEEDEEEGEEDEEEDEDEEEDEDEEEQVGNDEIPGFGISSTLTALGGAGYMLKRRLEADGSD from the coding sequence ACGATTGAAGAGACAGGGACGCTCGAGTTCAGTATCTACACGTTTGATGAGGACGATCGGACCGAGGAGGAGGTCGTTGAGGGACAAGATTATCGATTTATTATCAATGGTGACCTGGAAGAGGAAGAGGAAGACGAAGAGGAAGGGGAAGGGGAAGAAGACGAAGAGGAAGAGGAAGAGGAAGGGGAAGAAGACGAAGAGGAAGACGAAGACGAAGAGGAAGACGAAGAGGAAGACGAAGACGAAGAGGAAGACGAAGAGGAAGACGAAGAGGAAGGGGAAGAAGACGAAGAGGAAGACGAAGACGAAGAGGAAGACGAAGACGAAGAAGAACAGGTCGGAAATGATGAAATACCAGGATTCGGAATTAGTAGCACCCTTACAGCTCTGGGGGGAGCAGGGTATATGTTGAAACGACGACTGGAAGCCGACGGCTCCGATTAA